In Acidobacteriota bacterium, a single window of DNA contains:
- a CDS encoding GTPase, whose product MSTERRRVVILGAAGRDFHVFNTVYRDDPSHEVVAFTATQIPGIDGRRYPPELAGPLYPQGIPIEDEASLEELCRRERVDEVVFAYSDVPHEHVMHLASRANAVGADFVLHGPGRTMLRSKLPVISICAVRTGCGKSQISHWLTQYLRERGRRPGVLRHPMPYGDLARQSVQRFATMEDLDRAECTAEEREEYEPHIERGGVIFAGVDYARILAEAEKESDIIVWEGGNNDLPFIEPDLEIAVADALRPGHVTTHHPGEAVARRAHVIVINKADAAEPDAVARLAETLREVNPRARILRANSPVTLDDEAAVRGRRVLVVEDGPTVTHGGMPTGAGYAAATAGGAAEIVDPRPFAAPEIARTYERYPHIGPVLPAMGYGPHQIEDLRATIERCPADVVVAGTPIDLARLVRTSKPVVRARYRFAEAEEPGLEAVVREFLER is encoded by the coding sequence ATGTCGACCGAACGCCGCCGCGTCGTGATCCTGGGCGCCGCCGGGCGCGACTTCCACGTCTTCAACACCGTCTACCGCGACGACCCTTCTCATGAGGTCGTCGCCTTCACGGCGACCCAGATCCCCGGCATCGACGGCCGGCGCTATCCCCCCGAGCTGGCCGGCCCCCTCTACCCGCAAGGGATCCCGATCGAGGACGAGGCGTCGCTCGAAGAGCTGTGCCGGCGCGAAAGGGTCGACGAGGTCGTCTTCGCCTACAGCGACGTGCCGCACGAGCACGTGATGCACCTGGCCTCCCGAGCGAACGCCGTCGGCGCCGACTTCGTCCTCCACGGCCCCGGCCGAACGATGCTGCGCTCGAAACTGCCGGTGATCTCCATCTGCGCGGTGCGGACCGGCTGCGGGAAGTCGCAGATCTCGCACTGGCTCACGCAGTACCTGCGGGAGCGCGGGCGCCGGCCCGGCGTCCTGCGCCACCCGATGCCCTACGGGGACCTCGCCAGGCAGTCGGTGCAGCGCTTCGCGACGATGGAGGACCTCGACCGAGCCGAGTGCACGGCGGAGGAGCGCGAGGAGTACGAACCGCACATCGAGCGCGGTGGTGTGATCTTCGCGGGCGTCGACTACGCGCGCATCCTCGCCGAGGCCGAGAAGGAGTCGGACATCATCGTCTGGGAGGGCGGCAACAACGATCTTCCGTTCATCGAGCCGGACCTCGAGATCGCGGTCGCGGACGCACTGCGCCCGGGCCACGTGACGACGCACCATCCGGGCGAGGCCGTGGCGCGGCGCGCCCACGTGATCGTGATCAACAAGGCCGACGCCGCCGAACCGGATGCCGTCGCGCGGCTCGCCGAGACGCTTCGCGAGGTCAACCCGCGGGCGCGCATTCTTCGCGCGAACTCGCCGGTGACCCTCGACGACGAGGCCGCCGTGCGCGGCCGCCGGGTGCTCGTCGTCGAGGACGGACCGACGGTCACCCACGGGGGCATGCCGACCGGTGCGGGGTATGCCGCGGCGACCGCCGGCGGCGCCGCGGAGATCGTCGATCCGCGCCCCTTCGCCGCTCCCGAGATCGCCCGCACCTACGAGCGCTACCCGCACATCGGACCGGTGCTGCCGGCGATGGGCTACGGTCCGCACCAGATCGAGGACCTGCGGGCGACGATCGAGCGCTGCCCCGCCGACGTCGTCGTCGCCGGCACTCCGATCGACCTCGCCCGGCTCGTGCGAACGTCGAAGCCGGTCGTCCGCGCCCGGTACCGGTTCGCGGAGGCCGAGGAGCCGGGACTCGAGGCGGTGGTGCGAGAGTTCCTCGAGCGCTGA
- a CDS encoding transcriptional regulator — MAIGNDVRKHRVLAGLTQQELAERVGVTRQTILAIEKGNYTPSVALALRLAAVFGTTVEALFRIEDPPEGPERGEGGGK; from the coding sequence CTGGCGATCGGGAACGACGTGCGGAAGCACCGCGTCCTCGCCGGGTTGACCCAGCAGGAGCTCGCGGAGCGGGTCGGCGTCACGCGCCAGACGATCCTCGCGATCGAGAAGGGGAACTACACGCCCTCGGTGGCGCTCGCGCTTCGGCTCGCCGCGGTCTTCGGGACGACGGTCGAGGCCCTGTTCCGGATCGAGGATCCGCCGGAAGGGCCGGAGCGGGGGGAGGGAGGCGGCAAATGA